The Urbifossiella limnaea genome has a window encoding:
- a CDS encoding DUF6428 family protein, with amino-acid sequence MLLSEFTTLLTAHPAAGLHLMLPDGDFVPAHFHVTEVGRVAKDFIDCGGERRSTRSCVLQVWVADDTAHRLLAGKLARIIQLGAPVLGADDLPVEVEYDAGVITQLPVTGAEVTPAGLLFHLGGKHTACLAPDRCGVSGCS; translated from the coding sequence ATGCTACTGAGCGAGTTCACGACGCTGCTGACCGCCCACCCCGCGGCCGGGCTCCACCTGATGCTCCCCGACGGCGACTTTGTCCCCGCCCACTTCCACGTTACCGAGGTGGGGCGGGTGGCGAAGGACTTCATTGACTGCGGCGGTGAGCGGCGCTCGACCCGCAGTTGCGTCCTTCAGGTGTGGGTGGCCGACGACACCGCCCACCGGCTCCTCGCAGGCAAGCTGGCGCGGATTATCCAGCTCGGCGCGCCGGTGCTCGGCGCGGACGACCTGCCCGTCGAGGTCGAGTACGACGCCGGCGTCATCACCCAGCTGCCGGTGACGGGCGCTGAGGTGACCCCCGCCGGGCTGCTGTTCCACCTCGGTGGGAAGCACACGGCCTGCCTCGCCCCGGACCGCTGCGGCGTGTCCGGGTGTTCCTGA
- a CDS encoding arsenate reductase ArsC codes for MGDVKRVLFVCVENANRSQMAEAFARMLGGPAVEAYSSGSRPSGVVNPKAIAAMAELGYDLTKHGSKSLTELPDVPFDFVATMGCGDACPLVRAAVRADWQIPDPKHMPPEEFRAVRDLIRGKVREALESIGVAVTA; via the coding sequence GTGGGCGACGTGAAGCGCGTGCTGTTCGTGTGCGTCGAGAACGCCAACCGAAGCCAGATGGCCGAGGCCTTCGCCCGGATGCTCGGCGGCCCCGCCGTCGAGGCGTACAGTTCCGGCTCGCGGCCGTCGGGGGTCGTGAACCCGAAGGCGATCGCGGCGATGGCTGAGCTGGGGTACGACCTGACGAAGCACGGGTCGAAGTCCCTCACCGAGTTGCCGGACGTGCCGTTCGACTTCGTCGCCACGATGGGCTGCGGCGACGCCTGCCCGCTCGTCCGCGCGGCCGTCCGCGCCGACTGGCAGATCCCCGACCCGAAGCACATGCCGCCGGAAGAATTCCGGGCCGTCCGCGACCTGATCCGCGGCAAGGTGCGCGAGGCGCTCGAGAGCATCGGCGTGGCCGTGACTGCGTAA
- a CDS encoding EF-hand domain-containing protein — protein sequence MFARVTVAGGATLAAVLLIGSDPLDAQDKAKTKATAKTKATVKATAKAKAKFEPLNTGALFNKLDANKDLFLDGEEFGRILSVEPAPRGKKGKEAEAPDLPFVFKSLDADGNKKLSPDEFKGVVGAVYPNGKR from the coding sequence ATGTTCGCGCGAGTTACGGTGGCCGGGGGGGCGACTCTGGCGGCGGTTCTGCTGATCGGTTCCGACCCACTCGACGCCCAGGACAAGGCGAAGACGAAGGCCACGGCCAAGACCAAGGCGACCGTGAAGGCGACGGCCAAGGCCAAGGCCAAGTTCGAGCCGCTGAACACCGGCGCCTTGTTCAATAAGCTCGACGCCAACAAGGACCTGTTCCTCGACGGCGAGGAGTTCGGCCGCATCCTGTCGGTCGAGCCGGCGCCGAGGGGCAAGAAGGGGAAGGAGGCCGAGGCGCCGGACCTGCCGTTCGTGTTCAAGAGCCTGGACGCCGACGGCAACAAGAAACTGTCGCCGGACGAGTTCAAGGGCGTGGTCGGGGCCGTCTACCCGAACGGCAAGCGGTAG
- a CDS encoding aquaporin: MLPLRKRLAAEALGTFALVFAGTTAVVVNSTGAVSHVGVALTFGLVVFALIAALGDVSGAHLNPAVTLAFRLARRFPGREVLPYIAAQCAGALAASLTVRLLFPEAISLGGTTPSGSETQSWALELLLTAGLMFVILGVSTGAKEKGITAGLAIGGVVALEALFAGPVSGASMNPARSLGPALVAGQLGGLWLYLTAPVVGAALAVPACRCVREPGCCSAPAPE, encoded by the coding sequence TTGCTCCCGCTCCGGAAGCGTCTCGCGGCCGAAGCACTCGGCACGTTCGCACTCGTGTTTGCCGGTACCACCGCCGTCGTCGTCAACTCCACCGGGGCGGTGTCGCACGTCGGTGTGGCTCTCACCTTCGGTCTCGTCGTGTTCGCCCTCATCGCAGCACTCGGCGACGTGTCCGGGGCACACCTGAACCCGGCCGTAACCCTCGCGTTCCGCCTCGCCCGCCGCTTCCCGGGCCGCGAAGTGCTGCCGTATATTGCCGCCCAGTGCGCCGGGGCACTCGCGGCGAGCCTCACGGTGCGGCTCCTGTTCCCCGAAGCCATCAGCCTCGGCGGTACGACGCCGTCGGGTTCCGAAACGCAGTCGTGGGCGCTCGAACTGCTGCTCACGGCCGGGCTCATGTTCGTGATTCTGGGTGTCTCCACTGGCGCCAAAGAGAAGGGGATCACGGCCGGGCTGGCGATCGGCGGCGTCGTCGCGCTCGAGGCGCTGTTTGCCGGGCCGGTCAGCGGCGCGTCGATGAACCCGGCCCGGTCACTCGGCCCGGCGCTGGTCGCCGGCCAACTCGGCGGGCTGTGGCTGTACCTGACGGCCCCCGTCGTCGGCGCCGCGCTTGCCGTCCCCGCGTGCCGCTGCGTCCGCGAGCCCGGCTGCTGTTCCGCCCCCGCCCCGGAGTGA
- a CDS encoding UDP-glucuronic acid decarboxylase family protein: protein MRVLITGGAGFIGSHLCERFLADGHTVVAVDNLLTGRLENLDPFRADPRFRFVGHDISALLKVKEPLDAVLHFASPASPVDYLELPIQTLKVGSLGTHNALGIAKAHGARFLLASTSEVYGDPLEHPQTEAYWGNVNPVGVRGVYDEAKRFAESMTMAYHRVHGLNTHIVRIFNTYGPRMRLKDGRVLPNFMDQALRGEPLTVYGDGSQTRSFCYVTDLVEGIVRLLMTDEHDPVNVGNPAEITIRQFAEEILALCGRPGTVEYRPLPQDDPKVRQPDITRARRLLGWEPKVDRGEGLRRTMEYFRGLVRV, encoded by the coding sequence ATGCGCGTGCTCATCACCGGTGGGGCCGGGTTCATCGGCTCACACCTCTGCGAGCGGTTCCTGGCCGACGGCCACACCGTGGTGGCCGTCGACAACCTGCTCACCGGCCGCCTGGAAAATCTCGACCCGTTCCGCGCCGACCCGCGGTTCCGGTTCGTCGGCCACGACATCTCCGCCCTGCTGAAGGTGAAGGAACCGCTGGACGCGGTTCTCCACTTCGCAAGCCCGGCGAGCCCGGTGGACTACCTGGAACTGCCGATTCAGACGCTCAAGGTGGGCTCGCTCGGCACCCACAACGCCCTCGGCATCGCCAAGGCGCACGGGGCGCGGTTCCTGCTGGCGAGCACTTCCGAGGTGTACGGCGACCCGCTCGAACACCCGCAGACGGAGGCGTACTGGGGGAACGTGAACCCGGTGGGCGTGCGCGGCGTGTACGACGAGGCGAAGCGGTTCGCCGAGTCGATGACGATGGCCTACCACCGCGTCCACGGGCTGAACACGCACATCGTCCGCATTTTCAACACGTACGGCCCGCGGATGCGGCTGAAGGACGGCCGGGTTCTTCCAAACTTCATGGACCAAGCTCTACGCGGCGAACCGCTGACCGTGTACGGTGACGGCTCGCAGACCCGCAGTTTCTGCTACGTGACAGATCTGGTAGAGGGCATCGTCCGGCTGCTGATGACGGACGAGCACGACCCGGTGAACGTCGGTAACCCGGCGGAGATCACCATCCGCCAGTTCGCGGAGGAGATTCTGGCCCTGTGCGGCCGGCCGGGGACGGTCGAGTACCGGCCACTCCCGCAGGACGACCCGAAGGTGCGCCAGCCGGACATCACCCGCGCCCGCCGGTTGTTGGGGTGGGAGCCGAAAGTGGACCGCGGCGAGGGGCTGAGGCGCACCATGGAGTACTTCCGCGGACTCGTCCGGGTGTGA
- a CDS encoding YidH family protein: protein MPSPSPVDPRVILAAERTLLAWVRTGLALMGFGFVVARFGLFLRELAAARAGPVPDGPVGSMWLGVGLVLFGVFVLGLAGWRHWRYTSTLLRGGDNAAPGQGFGLLVATVLAAGGLGLAAYLLGTP from the coding sequence GTGCCCTCGCCGTCGCCGGTGGACCCGCGTGTGATACTTGCCGCCGAGCGGACCCTCCTCGCGTGGGTTCGGACCGGCCTTGCACTGATGGGGTTCGGGTTCGTCGTGGCCCGGTTCGGCCTGTTCCTGCGCGAGTTGGCCGCGGCCCGCGCCGGACCCGTACCCGATGGCCCCGTCGGATCGATGTGGCTCGGCGTCGGCCTGGTACTGTTCGGCGTTTTCGTGCTCGGGCTGGCCGGGTGGCGGCACTGGCGCTACACGTCCACGCTCCTGAGAGGTGGCGACAACGCCGCGCCCGGTCAGGGGTTCGGGCTCCTGGTGGCGACGGTTCTGGCCGCAGGCGGGCTCGGGCTCGCGGCGTATCTGTTGGGGACACCGTGA
- a CDS encoding alpha-ketoacid dehydrogenase subunit beta — translation MATLVQAVRMALHYGETHLGVTDIFGEDVGPPLGGVFTATQGLKTAWNSPLDERGILGTAMGIAYAGGRPVCEIQFADYAFNAIDVFKIAGNQRWAGAGGYDMPIVVMTPNGAGIRGSLYHSHSFESWASRLGGWKVVMPSNPLDAYGLVTAAILDPNPVLVLLPKALLRVKGDKLLPGEPADAEELARMIDAPIGDRSAWKPQWPALREYVVPIGQADLIREGSAGTVVSYGRPLPLCAQAADELALEAGHGFDVIDLRSIFPYDWPLLSASVLKTGRLLIVNEDTEVTNFGEHLLRRVVDEHFYDLAVRPRCLMGKHLPGIGMNTVYESNSVPQLADIKGAMRELANEPA, via the coding sequence ATGGCGACGCTCGTCCAGGCCGTCCGGATGGCCCTCCACTACGGCGAGACGCACCTCGGCGTCACCGACATCTTCGGCGAGGACGTGGGGCCGCCGCTCGGCGGCGTCTTCACCGCCACGCAGGGGCTGAAGACCGCCTGGAACTCGCCGCTCGACGAGCGCGGCATCCTTGGTACGGCGATGGGCATCGCCTACGCCGGCGGTCGGCCGGTGTGCGAGATTCAGTTCGCCGACTACGCCTTCAACGCCATCGACGTGTTCAAGATCGCCGGTAACCAGCGCTGGGCCGGCGCCGGCGGGTACGACATGCCCATCGTCGTGATGACGCCCAACGGGGCCGGCATCCGCGGCAGCCTGTACCACTCGCACAGCTTCGAGAGCTGGGCCAGCCGGCTCGGCGGGTGGAAGGTGGTCATGCCGTCCAACCCGCTCGACGCCTACGGCCTCGTCACCGCCGCCATTCTCGACCCGAACCCCGTGCTGGTGCTGCTGCCGAAGGCGCTGCTGCGGGTGAAGGGCGACAAACTCCTCCCCGGCGAGCCGGCCGACGCGGAGGAGTTGGCGCGGATGATCGACGCGCCGATCGGCGACCGTTCGGCGTGGAAGCCGCAGTGGCCGGCCCTTCGGGAGTACGTCGTCCCCATCGGCCAGGCCGATCTGATCCGCGAGGGCAGCGCCGGTACAGTGGTGAGCTACGGCCGGCCGCTGCCGCTGTGCGCGCAGGCGGCCGACGAGCTGGCCCTCGAGGCCGGCCACGGCTTCGACGTGATCGACCTGCGGAGCATCTTCCCGTACGACTGGCCGCTGCTCTCGGCGAGCGTCCTGAAGACGGGCCGCTTGCTGATTGTCAACGAAGACACCGAGGTGACGAACTTCGGCGAGCACCTGCTTCGTCGCGTCGTCGACGAGCACTTCTACGACCTGGCGGTGCGGCCGCGGTGCCTCATGGGGAAGCACCTGCCAGGCATCGGGATGAACACGGTGTACGAGTCGAACAGCGTGCCGCAACTCGCGGACATCAAGGGGGCGATGCGCGAGCTGGCGAACGAGCCGGCGTGA